GAGTGTCTGCAGTGTAGTAAATTTTAGTTTGATTGGCTTTGAAAAAAAGACCGTGGCAAGGCGCTAGTGTAAATCCATTCATAACATGAGCTGTTTGAACTACACGAAATTCAATTCCGTTCCAATGAAATGTGTCATTTTCTTTAATTCCGATGGGGTCAAAGTATGTGTTTAAATGACACAATTCGCCTTCAAGTGATTCCATGCTTCCTGAAAGTGATTTTTCCCATAAATCATGCATAAGTGATTCGCTGATGTAGAGTTTTGGTCTGTCACACTGATCATCGAATTTGCGAGTGAACCCGAGCCATTCTAATCCACCCATATGGTCTGCATGTAGATGAGAAATATACACGTCTGTAATATCACGGTGTGCCATTTTCAGTTCATAGAGCGCATGACGTGCATCAGACCCGCAATCGATCAATAATTTTTTGTTATCATCGGTTACCAGTAAAACATTCGAATGATAATTATTTGCGCCTATAGTGAAGGCGGTCCCTGATCCTAAGAAAATCATTTTCATGTTATACAATCGCCGATAAATTATCTCGTGACAGAGAGGCCACAAGCGCATTCGCCTTTTTTAATCGCTCTGAAAGTGTTAGTGCGACGTTGTGACTGATTTGCAGTGCATTGGGATCCTTGTCTTCGATATCACGTAAGAAATGTTTAGCGTCAATATAAAGTAATTTCGCTCTATTTTTGGCATGGACGCCCGCCGTCCGTTCTTGCGGTGATAACATACAAACTTCACCCACGTACTCTCCGGGTTGAAGCGTTGCAAGGACTTTAATTATTTTTTGGCGATTGTCAGTTTCAAGAACCACATCGATAGTCCCTTCGACTAAGATATACATCCCTTTGCCCAAATCGCCTTGATGGAATAGAAACTCGCCCGGATCTAAGTTAACTTCAACCCGGTTAGCAACCATCATTTGTAAATAATCTTCCGACACATTATGGAAGAGGCTGTTATTAGCCAATGTTTCAAGAATCATAGTAAATCCCTCATTACCTTAGTTGACGTATCAACTTCTAATACCCCTTATAGCAATTATAGACCTTTTTTGGACTTTGGCCTATTTGGTATAATCTGTATTAGTCCTTAGTTGTATACCTCCATACACCATCCCAATCCGCTGGGGGTGGATTTCGCTTAAAACGTTTGCATCGTTCAAGCAATACTTTAGCGGCTTTATCATCCGAATGTTCTTTAAGCAGTTCGTTTAATAGATTAATCGCGTCTTCCCACCGTTGTTGTTGGTAGGCATTAAATGCGTCATCATAAAGTTTAACATAGTTCAAAATCGAAGAGTCTGTCGTAGAGGTTCGTTCGCAAATTAGTTCATATATTTTATGATGAACGGCTTGCCCCTTGACAGTGATAGAATCAAGAATTCGAAAAACAAAAAAATCATTTACTACAGCCACAACGCTGTCGCTGACGATTATTTTTGTGCCATAGATTCGATTAATATTTTCCAAGCGACTCGCTAGATTTATGTTGTCACCAATTGCTGTATAATTAACACGAGTTGATGAACCGAGGTTGCCGACGATTGCATCGCCTGTATGAATGCCAATTCGCGTCGGGAATTCTGGTCTTCCGGATTCTTTCCATACCTTGTTCAGTTGTTTCAGTTTATGTTGAAATTGTAACGCCGAAATACAGGCATGGTAGCAATGCTTGTCATCAGGCAAGGGGCTATTCCA
This genomic stretch from Gammaproteobacteria bacterium harbors:
- a CDS encoding cyclic nucleotide-binding domain-containing protein — its product is MILETLANNSLFHNVSEDYLQMMVANRVEVNLDPGEFLFHQGDLGKGMYILVEGTIDVVLETDNRQKIIKVLATLQPGEYVGEVCMLSPQERTAGVHAKNRAKLLYIDAKHFLRDIEDKDPNALQISHNVALTLSERLKKANALVASLSRDNLSAIV
- a CDS encoding MBL fold metallo-hydrolase produces the protein MKMIFLGSGTAFTIGANNYHSNVLLVTDDNKKLLIDCGSDARHALYELKMAHRDITDVYISHLHADHMGGLEWLGFTRKFDDQCDRPKLYISESLMHDLWEKSLSGSMESLEGELCHLNTYFDPIGIKENDTFHWNGIEFRVVQTAHVMNGFTLAPCHGLFFKANQTKIYYTADTQFCPQLLMRFYTEADVIFQDCETATQHSGVHAHFSDLATLPESIKMKMWLYHYNPGHLPDAKEHGFLGFVKKGQEFKF